GATCTTTACATTTTGGAATTAGTATTGGATTTCAAAACAATGCATTAAAAGGTGAATGGTTTATTCCTGATGGAGACGAATTTACTTCTGCTGCGGAAGATTTAGGGTCGGCTACAATTGATGAAGGTAAAATGATTTTTGATCCTGGTTTAGGGATTTTTTATCAAAGTGATAACTTTTATGCTGGTCTTTCCGTATCGCATGTCACAGAACCTACCGTTTCATACAACGAATCGGTAGAAACTTATTTGGCAAGACATTATTATGCTACTGCCGGATATACATTAAAACTTGATGAAACCTGGGAAGTAATACCTTCAGTATTTTACAAAACTGATGCTGTTGTTTCTCAAATTGATATAAACAGTTTGATTCGGTACAATAAAAAGATTTGGGGTGGCGTTTCATATAGAGTAGATGATGCAATTGTTGGCATGATGGGAGTTTTATTTAATAATGGAATTCAAATAGGATATGCTTACGATGTTTCAACATCAAAAATTGCTAAAGGATCGCATGAATTTCTACTAATGTATAAATTCAACACTAAATTAGAAAGCCGAAATCAAAAATATAAGAGTATTCGATTTTTATAAAAAAATTAAAAATCTGTGCTAAAGCACAATTTACAAAACCACTATGAATAAACTATTTACAACACTTTGTGTAATTGTTTTGCTGTTCTTATCCAGCTGCGGAAGCCGCACAGGAAACGGAGAACTTGTTGGTGCGGGTCCTAGAGGAAAATGGTTCGAACCAAAACCTTACGGTATGGTATTAATTCCTAGAGGAAGTTTTACAATGGGACCAAATGATCAGGATGTAGCCTGGGCATTAAATGCAACTGCTAAAACTGTATCGGTTGAATCTTTTTGGATGGATGAAACAGAAATCACAAACAACGAATATCGTCAATTTGTGTATTGGGTACGAGATTCAATTGCAAGACAATTATTAGGACAACAGTTCGAAGAATTTTTAATTGCCGAAGATCAAAACGGAAATCCTATCGATCCTCCTTTTATAAACTGGGAAGAAAGATTAGAATGGAACGATGAAGAATATGTTGAAATTCTGGAAGAAATGTATTTACCAGAACACGAAAGATTCTTCCGTAACAAAGAGATTGATACCCGAAAATTAAAATATCAGTACCAATGGGTCGATCTGCAACAAGCAGCTAAAAAATCGAATCGCTACAACTACGAAACTGGCGAATACGAAGGAATGGTTGACGACTACAAAGGAGGAAGAAAACAAATAGAAGACAGATCTTCTTTTATCATGAAAGAAGCTCTAAATATTTATCCTGATACTCTGTGCTGGATTCAGGATTTTACCTACTCGTATAATGATCCATGGACAAAGCAATATTTTTGGCATCCAGGTTATGACGATTATCCAGTAGTAGGTGTTTCTTGGAAACAAGCAACAGCTTTTTCTATTTGGAGAACTCGTTTCCACAACTCAGCTTTAAAAAGAGAAGGAGATTATCCAGTTCAAGACTATCGTTTACCAACCGAGTCGGAATGGGAATATGCTGCTCGTGGCGGTTTAGCTCAAAATATGTACCCTTGGGGTGGTCCTTATACAAGAAACGATCAAGGATGTTTCCTTGGTAACTTTAAACCTTTACGAGGTAACTATATCGACGATGGCGGTTTAGTAACACTTCCTGTTGGTAGCTATGAGCCAAACGAATTTGGATTGTATGATATGGCAGGTAATGTTGCGGAATGGACTTCGGGAGCTTATGATGAATCAGCATTTTCTTTTACGCATGATATGAATCCGAATTATGAATATAACGCTCTTCCGGATGATTCTCCTGCATTAAAAAGAAAAGTTATTAGAGGTGGTTCCTGGAAAGATATTGGCTATTATTTGCAATGTGCAACCAGAACATACGAATATCAAGATACAGCAAAATCTTATATTGGTTTCCGTTGTGTTAGAACTCATTTAGGTAGATAATCTACCTCTAAACTATTTTTTTTAGACCTATTCAATAAATCTGATATGAATATTACAGAACTTGTACAATCACCAAGATGGAAAAAATTTATGGGCTACGTATATGGCTGGGGTGCTTCAGTTGTATTAATTGGTGCTTTGTTTAAAATTATGCACTATACAGGAGCCGGAACACTTTTAACCATTGGTATGTCTGTTGAGGCAATTATTTTCTTTTTCTCAGCATTTGAACCACCGCACGAACAACCAGATTGGAGTTTAGTATATCCAGAACTTATTGGTCTGGAACCAAAGCATCAAGCAGGTGGAGGTGTTGGTGTTCAAGCCGAAGGATTGGAACAATTACAACAACTTCTCGAAAAAATTAGTGTTGAACCAGATAAATTGTCTCATTTAAGCGCTGGATTGGCAAAATTAACCAATGCTACAGATAGTCTTTCTAACCTTTCAGATGCTGCCACAGCTACTGATGGATATATTCAAAGTATGAATAAAGCATCAGAATCAGTAGGCGAATTTTCAGGTAAGTATGTAGATTCTACACAAGAGATCTCAAACTCGGCACAAAAACTAAGTGAATCTTATCAAGAGACAGCTTCAGCAATTGAAAATTCAGGTAAAGATTTTGCAGGTAAAGTAAACGAATCTGGAAATAATTTATTGAACTCTTACCAAAAAGTAGATCAAGCATTACAAACTGATTTTAGTAAAATTTCAGAGAATAGCAGTAATTTCAATACATCTATGGAATCAATGAATAATAATTTATCTTCATTAAATGCCATTTATGAATTGCAATTAAAGCAAAGTAATCAGCAAATAGACAATGCAAAGAACCTACATCAGGATTTAGATAAAGTTCTTGAAACACTTAATGCTACTCTTGACAATGCAAAAACGTATCGTAAAGAAACAGAGCAACTAAATACTAATCTTTCTGCACTAAATACTATCTATGGTAACATGTTAAGTGCAATGGATCATAAAAAACAGAACTAGTCTAACAATCAAGCTGAGCTGAAATGGGAGCAACGAATTGTAAAGAAACGCCACGGCAAAAGATGATTGGAATGATGTATTTATTTCTAACAGCAATGTTAGCCATAAATGTATCGGACGAAGTATTAGATGCTTTTACCATTATTGATAATGGTTTGTCTAAAACAATCTCAACTTTTGAACAAAAAACAGAAGCAACTTACGGAGAATTTGATAATGCCTTAAGTGCCAACGAAAATAAAGTGCGAGAATCATGGGAGCGTGCACAGGAAATAAGAATTCAATCGGACACTCTATATAATTATATACAAGCACTTAAAGAAAGAATTGTAGAAAAAGCCGATGGCCCAGAATATGATATGAATCAAATTAAAAGTCGCGATAATATCGATATTCCTGGCGAAGTTATGCTTATAAAAGGGCATGGTAAAGATTTAAAAGAGTCGATTGTAGCATATCGTGAAATGGTTTTAGCACTTGTAGATGAAAATGATGAAACCCTGCGAAATGCAATTAACGAAACATTAAATACATCTAAACCTGAAAGAAAAACAAAAGATGATCCCAATTACACCT
This genomic interval from uncultured Marinifilum sp. contains the following:
- a CDS encoding type IX secretion system membrane protein PorP/SprF; protein product: MKKLLFFIIFFCFALEMRAQQDPQFSQNMFNILAINPAYAGVEDNIVASAINRQQWVGFDNAPVTTVVNLSTPIHIAGTRHGLGLSIVRDELGLEKNTGIRFSYAYQKKLNKGSLHFGISIGFQNNALKGEWFIPDGDEFTSAAEDLGSATIDEGKMIFDPGLGIFYQSDNFYAGLSVSHVTEPTVSYNESVETYLARHYYATAGYTLKLDETWEVIPSVFYKTDAVVSQIDINSLIRYNKKIWGGVSYRVDDAIVGMMGVLFNNGIQIGYAYDVSTSKIAKGSHEFLLMYKFNTKLESRNQKYKSIRFL
- a CDS encoding SUMF1/EgtB/PvdO family nonheme iron enzyme → MNKLFTTLCVIVLLFLSSCGSRTGNGELVGAGPRGKWFEPKPYGMVLIPRGSFTMGPNDQDVAWALNATAKTVSVESFWMDETEITNNEYRQFVYWVRDSIARQLLGQQFEEFLIAEDQNGNPIDPPFINWEERLEWNDEEYVEILEEMYLPEHERFFRNKEIDTRKLKYQYQWVDLQQAAKKSNRYNYETGEYEGMVDDYKGGRKQIEDRSSFIMKEALNIYPDTLCWIQDFTYSYNDPWTKQYFWHPGYDDYPVVGVSWKQATAFSIWRTRFHNSALKREGDYPVQDYRLPTESEWEYAARGGLAQNMYPWGGPYTRNDQGCFLGNFKPLRGNYIDDGGLVTLPVGSYEPNEFGLYDMAGNVAEWTSGAYDESAFSFTHDMNPNYEYNALPDDSPALKRKVIRGGSWKDIGYYLQCATRTYEYQDTAKSYIGFRCVRTHLGR
- the gldL gene encoding gliding motility protein GldL, yielding MNITELVQSPRWKKFMGYVYGWGASVVLIGALFKIMHYTGAGTLLTIGMSVEAIIFFFSAFEPPHEQPDWSLVYPELIGLEPKHQAGGGVGVQAEGLEQLQQLLEKISVEPDKLSHLSAGLAKLTNATDSLSNLSDAATATDGYIQSMNKASESVGEFSGKYVDSTQEISNSAQKLSESYQETASAIENSGKDFAGKVNESGNNLLNSYQKVDQALQTDFSKISENSSNFNTSMESMNNNLSSLNAIYELQLKQSNQQIDNAKNLHQDLDKVLETLNATLDNAKTYRKETEQLNTNLSALNTIYGNMLSAMDHKKQN